One genomic region from Saprospiraceae bacterium encodes:
- a CDS encoding DUF3341 domain-containing protein: protein MSNHKEVIYGLYNDEEDLLKAVKKANSMDLSIMDVFTPFPVHGLDSALHLSESRLHQGGFVYGLLGLLTAFLGMTWIFTKDWPIIFGGKPYWSVPAFIPITFEMTVLFAAWGMTITFYIICGLGPGISNEVLDDRITDDKFCIAFNKSNIDPSKVNEFFRTTGAAEVNSKVM, encoded by the coding sequence ATGTCCAATCATAAAGAAGTAATATACGGTTTATACAACGACGAGGAAGATTTGTTGAAAGCGGTAAAAAAAGCCAATTCAATGGATCTTTCTATCATGGATGTTTTTACCCCTTTTCCGGTGCATGGCTTGGATTCGGCCTTACACCTGTCTGAGTCACGACTTCATCAGGGCGGATTTGTATATGGTTTGTTGGGTTTATTGACCGCCTTTTTAGGAATGACCTGGATTTTTACCAAGGATTGGCCGATAATTTTTGGTGGTAAGCCATATTGGTCGGTTCCTGCTTTTATACCCATTACCTTCGAAATGACGGTATTATTTGCTGCCTGGGGTATGACCATCACTTTCTATATTATTTGTGGCCTCGGCCCTGGTATTTCTAATGAAGTTTTAGACGACCGAATTACTGATGATAAGTTTTGTATCGCATTCAATAAATCTAATATTGATCCTTCTAAAGTAAATGAGTTTTTTAGAACTACAGGAGCCGCCGAGGTTAATTCTAAAGTAATGTAA
- the nrfD gene encoding polysulfide reductase NrfD: MSAIVSPIREPLIRGSKTYHQITEDLCAATERAPSLAWILAFGAATTALSIGMFCIIWTIWVGIGSWNLNRTIGWGWDITNFVWWIGIGHAGTLISAILLLFRQKWRTGVNRAAEAMTIFAVICAALFPGIHVGRMWVVYFFFPYPNTRGPLWPNFNSPLLWDLFAISTYFSVSLLFWYTGLVPDFATVRDRAKGVRKKLYNFLSFGWTGSAKHWQRWEALSLVLAGISTPLVLSVHTIVSFDFATSVIPGWHTTIFPPYFVAGAIFSGFAMVQTLMLITRKVLKLEDYITVEHIESMNKVILLTGTIVGVAYLTELFIAWYSGYVYEQFAFFNRALGPYWWAYFGMMACNVLSPQLFWSKKIRRSIYWTFLMSIFVNIGMWFERFVIIATTLARDYLPSSWSLYSPSWVEIGIFIGTLGIFFTFYLIFVRLAPVVAIAEVKHILKVAGDQYVDKNNAAAKEAALHPPVHHEEHAAHH, encoded by the coding sequence ATGAGCGCAATAGTTTCTCCGATCCGGGAACCATTAATACGCGGAAGCAAGACTTACCATCAGATCACAGAAGATTTGTGTGCTGCTACTGAAAGAGCGCCAAGCTTGGCATGGATTCTTGCTTTTGGTGCTGCCACAACTGCCCTGAGCATTGGTATGTTTTGTATCATTTGGACTATTTGGGTAGGTATCGGAAGTTGGAATCTCAATCGAACTATTGGATGGGGATGGGATATTACCAACTTTGTATGGTGGATCGGTATCGGACACGCTGGTACACTGATCTCTGCCATCCTTTTGTTATTTAGACAAAAATGGCGTACAGGGGTAAATCGTGCAGCAGAGGCTATGACCATATTTGCTGTTATTTGTGCCGCTTTGTTTCCAGGTATCCACGTTGGTAGAATGTGGGTAGTTTATTTCTTTTTCCCTTATCCAAATACGAGAGGACCGCTTTGGCCCAATTTTAATTCGCCTTTGTTATGGGACTTGTTCGCTATTTCTACATATTTCTCCGTATCGCTCCTTTTCTGGTATACAGGTTTGGTTCCGGACTTTGCTACGGTGAGGGACAGAGCCAAAGGTGTTCGTAAAAAATTATACAACTTTCTGTCATTTGGATGGACCGGTTCAGCCAAACATTGGCAAAGATGGGAGGCGCTTTCTTTGGTTCTTGCTGGTATCTCAACCCCACTAGTGCTTTCAGTTCACACTATAGTAAGTTTTGACTTTGCAACTTCAGTGATTCCAGGATGGCACACTACCATTTTTCCGCCTTACTTTGTCGCTGGAGCTATTTTCTCGGGATTTGCGATGGTCCAGACTTTGATGCTTATCACCCGAAAAGTCTTAAAGTTAGAAGATTACATCACCGTGGAACATATTGAATCCATGAATAAAGTCATACTGCTCACAGGTACTATTGTGGGGGTGGCCTATCTTACAGAGTTGTTTATAGCTTGGTATTCCGGATACGTTTACGAGCAATTTGCTTTCTTTAATAGAGCTTTGGGGCCTTATTGGTGGGCCTACTTTGGCATGATGGCTTGCAATGTGCTTTCGCCCCAATTATTTTGGTCCAAAAAAATCAGAAGAAGTATTTATTGGACCTTTCTCATGTCAATTTTCGTCAATATTGGTATGTGGTTTGAGCGATTTGTAATTATAGCTACCACGCTTGCAAGAGATTATTTGCCTTCAAGCTGGAGTTTATATTCTCCAAGTTGGGTTGAGATCGGAATTTTCATAGGCACCCTGGGAATATTTTTTACTTTCTATTTGATTTTTGTGCGATTAGCTCCCGTGGTTGCTATCGCAGAAGTGAAACATATCCTAAAGGTTGCTGGTGATCAATACGTGGATAAAAATAATGCTGCAGCTAAAGAAGCAGCACTACATCCGCCGGTACACCATGAAGAACATGCAGCGCATCATTGA